CTGCTGCTGCCGCTGGCCTTCTACCTCAGCCGCCGCGGCGACCACCTCGGCCAGTCCATCCGCTTCGTCTGCCTCGGGCTGGGCTGGGCGTTGAGCACCGCCGCGCTGTTCGCCGGCAGCGCGGCCCGGGGGATGGAACCCCGGCTGCGGCTGTCCGGCTACCGCAGCGCGCACCTGGTGGCCGGTCGGCTGCTCGCCCTGTGGACGGTGGGCGTGCTGCTATCCGTGCCGTACTACGTGCTCATCCTCGTCGACCAGCACGACGTCCGTTACGGCGCCATCGCCCTCATCATGGCGCTGATGGTCGCGGTGGCCGCACCCTTCGGCCTGTTGCTGAGCGCGGTGCTGCCCCGGGAGTTGGAGGGGACACTGGTGCTGCTGACCGTGGTCGGGCTCCAGATGGTGATGGACCCGGCCGACACCGCCTCCCGGGCGCTGCCGT
This genomic stretch from Micromonospora krabiensis harbors:
- a CDS encoding ABC transporter permease yields the protein MTRILVVAESALRELLRRRSVLVILLLLPLAFYLSRRGDHLGQSIRFVCLGLGWALSTAALFAGSAARGMEPRLRLSGYRSAHLVAGRLLALWTVGVLLSVPYYVLILVDQHDVRYGAIALIMALMVAVAAPFGLLLSAVLPRELEGTLVLLTVVGLQMVMDPADTASRALPFWFSREIATYAIDHTDGGYLTRGLTQGVAFAVALTVAVVVAAAVRLRQRRHLRLVGA